In the Arachis ipaensis cultivar K30076 chromosome B10, Araip1.1, whole genome shotgun sequence genome, one interval contains:
- the LOC107623348 gene encoding uncharacterized protein YNL011C isoform X2 has translation MAEAWLGLGPTFSNSLPLPLPSSSSSPPSMASVPSPRHRRCYSNPDPPPPPPQPALLVFSGGTAFNGVVEDLKTFTTRVAHVLPVSDDGGSTAEIVRVLGGPAVGDIRSRCLRLSDQSTAEALAVRNLLGHRLPLDPLKAKSEWYSIVEGDHTLWKGVSKPYRETIRSFLVYFQSQILRRAEESFCFSNGSIGNFFFAGARIFFRSLDAAIFLFSRVSDIPPESLVLPVISTNDRLTLGCELWDGTIIRGQNEISHPTRGTTELINKDSFSTPALPSKIKRVFYMSSEGKNLLHEVFPSPNATVLEQLSNVDCIVYAMGSLFTSICPSLVLLGIGEIISSRSCLKVLMLNGTPDRETNGFSASCFVTAITDALNRTYGDPCNRLKNPPSQYINTILVPRNSSVPVDVDRLNAQGIFDVIVVDSLRDSKVGIIYDPKSLIRALADLIDRYMKSRVKELIDAR, from the exons ATGGCGGAAGCTTGGTTGGGTTTGGGTCCCACCTTCTCTAACTCCCTCCCTCTTCCCCttccctcttcctcttcttctcctccttcaatGGCTTCCGTTCCCTCACCCCGCCACCGTCGCTGTTACTCCAACCCTGACCCTCCCCCTCCCCCTCCCCAGCCAGCTCTCCTCGTCTTCTCCGGCGGGACTGCCTTCAACGGCGTCGTCGAGGACCTCAAGACCTTCACTACCCGCGTCGCCCACGTTCTCCCCGTCTCCGATGACGGCGGAAGCACCGCCGAGATCGTTCGCGTCCTTG GTGGTCCTGCTGTTGGAGACATACGTTCGAGGTGTCTGAGGTTGTCTGATCAGAGCACAGCTGAAGCTCTTGCAGTTCGGAATCTGCTTGGTCATCGTCTACCTCTTGATCCACTCAAAGCTAAATCTGAATG GTACTCCATTGTGGAAGGTGATCACACACTATGGAAAGGTGTTTCGAAACCTTACAGGGAGACTATTCgatcttttcttgtttattttcagaGTCAG ATTCTACGCCGGGCTGAAGAATCATTTTGTTTCAGCAATGGCAG CATCGGAAATTTCTTTTTTGCAGGCGCACGTATATTTTTTCGGTCCTTGGATGCTGCAATATTTTTGTTTTCACGTGTTTCAGATATTCCCCCTGAAAGCCTGGTTCTCCCTGTAATTTCCACCAACGACAGGCTTACCTTAGGGTGCGAATTATGG GATGGAACTATTATAAGGGGACAAAATGAAATTTCTCATCCAACCAGGGGAACGACAGAGCTGATTAACAAG GATAGCTTTTCCACTCCAGCGCTTCCTTCAAAAATAAAACGTGTCTTCTACATGTCAAGTGAGGGGAAAAATTTGCTCCATGAG GTCTTTCCTTCACCTAATGCAACTGTATTAGAGCAGTTAAGTAATGTGGACTGCATTGTATATGCCATGGGTTCCCTTTTCACTTCAATCTGTCCCTCGTTG GTCTTATTGGGAATTGGGGAGATTATTTCGTCAAGGTCTTGCCTCAAG GTACTTATGTTAAATGGCACACCTGACCGGGAGACTAATGGGTTTTCGGCTTCTTGTTTTGTTACTGCCATCACGGATGCTCTAAATCGAACATATGGAGATCCTTGCAATCGGCTAAAGAATCCT CCGAGTCAGTATATCAATACCATTTTGGTGCCAAGAAATAGTTCAGTTCCAGTTGATGTTGACCGATTGAATGCCCAAGGAATATTTGATGTG ATTGTTGTTGACTCCCTACGTGATTCCAAAGTGGGTATAATATATGACCCAAAGTCGTTGATAAGAGCTCTCGCTGACTTAATTGACAGATACATGAAGTCGAGAGTCAAGGAATTAATCGATGCTAGATGA
- the LOC107623348 gene encoding uncharacterized protein YNL011C isoform X1: MAEAWLGLGPTFSNSLPLPLPSSSSSPPSMASVPSPRHRRCYSNPDPPPPPPQPALLVFSGGTAFNGVVEDLKTFTTRVAHVLPVSDDGGSTAEIVRVLGGPAVGDIRSRCLRLSDQSTAEALAVRNLLGHRLPLDPLKAKSEWYSIVEGDHTLWKGVSKPYRETIRSFLVYFQSQILRRAEESFCFSNGSIGNFFFAGARIFFRSLDAAIFLFSRVSDIPPESLVLPVISTNDRLTLGCELWDGTIIRGQNEISHPTRGTTELINKDSFSTPALPSKIKRVFYMSSEGKNLLHEVFPSPNATVLEQLSNVDCIVYAMGSLFTSICPSLVLLGIGEIISSRSCLKEFRLDKIAFNLQGEHLFLFWKKQAIKVLMLNGTPDRETNGFSASCFVTAITDALNRTYGDPCNRLKNPPSQYINTILVPRNSSVPVDVDRLNAQGIFDVIVVDSLRDSKVGIIYDPKSLIRALADLIDRYMKSRVKELIDAR, encoded by the exons ATGGCGGAAGCTTGGTTGGGTTTGGGTCCCACCTTCTCTAACTCCCTCCCTCTTCCCCttccctcttcctcttcttctcctccttcaatGGCTTCCGTTCCCTCACCCCGCCACCGTCGCTGTTACTCCAACCCTGACCCTCCCCCTCCCCCTCCCCAGCCAGCTCTCCTCGTCTTCTCCGGCGGGACTGCCTTCAACGGCGTCGTCGAGGACCTCAAGACCTTCACTACCCGCGTCGCCCACGTTCTCCCCGTCTCCGATGACGGCGGAAGCACCGCCGAGATCGTTCGCGTCCTTG GTGGTCCTGCTGTTGGAGACATACGTTCGAGGTGTCTGAGGTTGTCTGATCAGAGCACAGCTGAAGCTCTTGCAGTTCGGAATCTGCTTGGTCATCGTCTACCTCTTGATCCACTCAAAGCTAAATCTGAATG GTACTCCATTGTGGAAGGTGATCACACACTATGGAAAGGTGTTTCGAAACCTTACAGGGAGACTATTCgatcttttcttgtttattttcagaGTCAG ATTCTACGCCGGGCTGAAGAATCATTTTGTTTCAGCAATGGCAG CATCGGAAATTTCTTTTTTGCAGGCGCACGTATATTTTTTCGGTCCTTGGATGCTGCAATATTTTTGTTTTCACGTGTTTCAGATATTCCCCCTGAAAGCCTGGTTCTCCCTGTAATTTCCACCAACGACAGGCTTACCTTAGGGTGCGAATTATGG GATGGAACTATTATAAGGGGACAAAATGAAATTTCTCATCCAACCAGGGGAACGACAGAGCTGATTAACAAG GATAGCTTTTCCACTCCAGCGCTTCCTTCAAAAATAAAACGTGTCTTCTACATGTCAAGTGAGGGGAAAAATTTGCTCCATGAG GTCTTTCCTTCACCTAATGCAACTGTATTAGAGCAGTTAAGTAATGTGGACTGCATTGTATATGCCATGGGTTCCCTTTTCACTTCAATCTGTCCCTCGTTG GTCTTATTGGGAATTGGGGAGATTATTTCGTCAAGGTCTTGCCTCAAG GAATTTAGGCTTGATAAGATTGCTTTCAATTTGCAAGGAGAGCATTTGTTTCTCTTTTGGAAGAAACAAGCTATTAAG GTACTTATGTTAAATGGCACACCTGACCGGGAGACTAATGGGTTTTCGGCTTCTTGTTTTGTTACTGCCATCACGGATGCTCTAAATCGAACATATGGAGATCCTTGCAATCGGCTAAAGAATCCT CCGAGTCAGTATATCAATACCATTTTGGTGCCAAGAAATAGTTCAGTTCCAGTTGATGTTGACCGATTGAATGCCCAAGGAATATTTGATGTG ATTGTTGTTGACTCCCTACGTGATTCCAAAGTGGGTATAATATATGACCCAAAGTCGTTGATAAGAGCTCTCGCTGACTTAATTGACAGATACATGAAGTCGAGAGTCAAGGAATTAATCGATGCTAGATGA